The following DNA comes from Pradoshia eiseniae.
ATCATAATATTTTTTTCAGCTCGTTAATTATTCATCCTTTTTAGTAATGGTAAGCATCCTATTGGAGGATTTGTCCTCCTGCACAGTTAATAATTGAGCCTGTGAGCAGCTTTCCATTCTTCATGGCAAACGCCATCGCCTCTGCTACTTCTTCCGCTGTTGCGGCTATATTTGGTGGTGTAGTGGCATGAATTGCCGCACCAATCTCTTGATTCATTGTGACACTCGCATTCTTAGAAATCGTTGTTTTCATATTATTTGGAGCAACCCCTACAGCATAAATTCCTTTATCCTGATAATCTTGGCCGATCGATTTGGTCAATCCTGCCAGAGCATGCTTAGTCGCTGCATAGACGCCGTTATAGGCCGTTGGTTTGAACGAATTGGAGGACACTGTATTGACGATTGTCCCTCCGCCATTCTCCAGCATGACAGGTATGACATATTTTATACCTAAGAATGCTCCCTTTACATTAATGTTCATGATACGATCATATTCCTCTACATCATACTCATGCAAGAGACGAAAAGGAACCATGATTCCAGCATTATTCAGGAATGCATCAATCGTTCCAAATGCCGATTTCGCTTCTTCTACATACTTTTTCACATCTTCTTCATTCGATACATCCGCACGGACAAAAATCGCTTCCGCTCCCAATGCTTTCGCATCCTCGGCTGTTTGTTTTCCTGCTTCCTCATTGAAATCTACCAAAACTAATCGATATCCTTCTCCAGCCAGCTTTAAAGCCGTGGCTCTCCCAAGACCTGTTGCCGCACCTGTAATGACTACTGCTTGATTCACGTTAATCTCTCCCTTCATATGATGCCTTTTCATTCTGTTTGAACCATCTAAAGAGGAAATGTTCTTTACTTAACTAATAGGATTCCCTCTATCCTTACTATACACCTATAAAGGGATAAGCTACCAATGATATCAATATAGCGATCATTGAAGCTTCCATAAGCAGAAAAAAAAGCCCCAGCACATATGCTGAGACCTTTTGTCCTTGCTAAAACTGTCTTTATCTGACACCTTTCATCTTCCGCTGAATCATTGGTGAGATGACAAACATAAGAAGCGCGCATAGAATCGCCAGACCGCCAATCGTTCCGAAATAAAGCATTTCAGTTTCGGCAGAATACAATTTCACAATTTGTGAGTTCAAAGCTTGGGCAACCGCGTTAGACATGAACCAAAGACTCATCGTTTGCGCGGAAAAGGCTGCTGGTGCAAGCTTCGTCGTTGCCGACAAACCAACTGGAGACAAGCAAAGTTCACCTAATGTAACGACGAAATAGCTTAAAATCAGCCAATATGGACTTACGAGAGAATCCGTCCCGCCTAAGAACCCAGGGATAAGCATCACGACGAAGGACAGTCCTGCAAATAATAACCCAACTGCAAATTTCTTTGGTGTAGAAGGCTGTCTATCACCAAGCTTCAACCATAACCAAGCAAACACTGGAGCAAAGATAATGACAAACATAGCCGGCATCGCTTGAAGGACACCCGGTGCAATCTTTTGGCCGAGCAAGGTTAAATTTGTTCTTTCTAAGGCATAAATGTTCAAAAGATTGGCCCCTTGCTCATATATTGCCCAGAATAGGACCGATGCTAAGAACAACGGAATATACGCAAGCAATCTTGACTGTTCATCCCCTGTTGTTTTTGA
Coding sequences within:
- a CDS encoding SDR family NAD(P)-dependent oxidoreductase encodes the protein MNQAVVITGAATGLGRATALKLAGEGYRLVLVDFNEEAGKQTAEDAKALGAEAIFVRADVSNEEDVKKYVEEAKSAFGTIDAFLNNAGIMVPFRLLHEYDVEEYDRIMNINVKGAFLGIKYVIPVMLENGGGTIVNTVSSNSFKPTAYNGVYAATKHALAGLTKSIGQDYQDKGIYAVGVAPNNMKTTISKNASVTMNQEIGAAIHATTPPNIAATAEEVAEAMAFAMKNGKLLTGSIINCAGGQILQ